A genome region from Yoonia vestfoldensis includes the following:
- a CDS encoding ATP-binding protein — translation MTKDTLKRIARALERMHPAPQKAPDFGAAAAFVWHTQPDRLEPVGRINRIDVSLLVGVNRSRDTLLANTQRFAAGMPANNALLWGARGMGKSSLVKAIHGAVQAEHPALKLVEVQREDLPSITRCLNLLRQSDARFILFCDDLSFGHDDAHYKSLKAVLDGGIEGRPDNVVLYATSNRRHLMPRDMIENERSSAISPSEAVEEKVSLSDRFGLWLGFHPCDQDEYLAMIRGYCDAFGVTIDDATLRAEAIEWQATRGSRSGRVAWQYFTDLAGRQGVRLP, via the coding sequence ATGACCAAGGACACGTTGAAACGGATCGCGCGGGCGCTGGAACGGATGCATCCCGCGCCGCAAAAAGCGCCCGATTTCGGGGCTGCGGCGGCCTTTGTCTGGCATACCCAGCCCGACCGTCTGGAACCGGTGGGCCGGATCAACCGGATCGATGTGTCGCTGCTGGTCGGGGTGAACCGGTCGCGCGATACGCTGCTGGCCAATACCCAGCGCTTTGCGGCGGGGATGCCTGCGAATAACGCGCTGCTCTGGGGTGCGCGGGGGATGGGAAAATCCAGCCTTGTCAAGGCGATCCACGGCGCTGTTCAGGCAGAACATCCGGCGCTGAAACTGGTCGAGGTCCAGCGTGAGGATCTGCCCAGCATCACCCGCTGCCTGAACCTGCTGCGCCAATCGGATGCGCGGTTCATCCTGTTCTGCGATGATCTGTCATTCGGCCATGATGATGCGCATTACAAATCGCTGAAAGCGGTGCTGGATGGCGGCATCGAAGGCCGGCCCGATAATGTGGTGCTTTATGCCACCTCGAACCGGCGCCACCTGATGCCGCGCGACATGATCGAGAATGAACGCTCCAGCGCGATCTCACCCTCCGAGGCGGTCGAGGAAAAAGTGTCGCTGTCGGACAGGTTCGGTCTTTGGCTTGGGTTTCATCCCTGCGATCAGGATGAATATCTGGCGATGATCCGGGGCTATTGCGATGCTTTCGGTGTCACCATCGACGATGCGACATTGCGCGCCGAGGCGATCGAATGGCAGGCCACACGCGGCAGCCGGTCAGGCCGCGTGGCCTGGCAATATTTCACCGATCTGGCGGGGCGGCAGGGCGTGCGTCTGCCGTAG
- a CDS encoding M23 family metallopeptidase, with protein MLSGVALAALAGCDGFDPDMRDLGNGFSTAAAVQDLPNRPRPDERGVISYPTYQVVVAGQDDTIRSIALRLGLDGSELARFNGIDPDTPLRRDEIVALPNRLPDSAGAPLGQQPFDVAAVATSALDRADAQGGAITATALPPAGQTTPAASAAPPPPAPGTEPIRHRVVRGETAFSISRLYSVPVTAIAEWNGLNAEFTIREGQYLLIPQGGAAPQRAAAAVVTAPGAGSETPVPPSAATPLPATTAAVAAPETPDTGTPAPAAPAASASRLAAPVQGSIIRAYAPGSNEGVDFGVPAGTDVRAADAGSVAAVTTDTSGGSIVVIRHADGLLTVYTQMDNLTVQKDASVTRGQVIGKVRAGNPSFLHFEVRRGLQSVDPMDFLP; from the coding sequence ATGCTGAGCGGCGTTGCACTGGCCGCTTTGGCCGGTTGTGACGGGTTCGACCCTGACATGCGTGATCTGGGCAATGGGTTCAGCACCGCTGCCGCCGTGCAAGACCTGCCCAACCGTCCCCGCCCTGATGAACGCGGCGTGATTTCTTATCCGACCTATCAGGTTGTCGTCGCCGGGCAGGATGACACGATCCGCAGCATCGCGCTGCGGTTGGGTCTGGACGGCAGCGAGCTGGCCCGTTTCAACGGCATCGACCCTGACACGCCGCTGCGCCGGGACGAGATCGTGGCCCTGCCGAACCGTCTGCCCGATAGCGCCGGGGCGCCGCTGGGGCAGCAGCCCTTTGATGTGGCCGCCGTGGCGACCTCGGCGCTTGACCGTGCTGATGCCCAGGGCGGCGCCATCACCGCCACGGCCCTGCCACCTGCCGGGCAAACCACCCCCGCAGCCAGTGCCGCCCCGCCCCCGCCTGCGCCCGGCACAGAGCCGATCCGCCACCGGGTGGTGCGCGGCGAAACGGCTTTCTCGATCTCGCGGCTTTATAGCGTGCCGGTCACGGCGATTGCGGAATGGAACGGGCTGAATGCCGAATTCACCATCCGCGAAGGGCAATATCTGTTGATCCCGCAGGGTGGTGCAGCACCGCAACGCGCGGCAGCCGCTGTTGTCACCGCCCCCGGTGCGGGCAGCGAAACGCCCGTGCCCCCCAGTGCGGCGACACCTTTGCCGGCGACAACCGCCGCTGTCGCGGCACCGGAAACACCTGATACCGGCACGCCTGCCCCCGCCGCACCTGCGGCCAGCGCCAGCCGTCTTGCCGCGCCGGTGCAAGGCAGCATCATCCGCGCCTATGCGCCCGGCAGCAATGAAGGCGTCGATTTCGGCGTTCCCGCAGGGACCGATGTGCGCGCGGCAGATGCTGGCAGCGTCGCTGCGGTGACGACCGATACATCGGGCGGGTCCATCGTGGTGATCCGCCATGCGGATGGCCTGCTGACGGTCTATACGCAGATGGATAATCTGACCGTGCAGAAAGACGCCAGCGTCACCCGTGGGCAGGTCATCGGCAAGGTCCGCGCGGGCAATCCCAGCTTTTTGCATTTCGAGGTGCGGCGCGGGCTGCAAAGCGTCGATCCGATGGATTTCCTGCCCTAG
- a CDS encoding protein-L-isoaspartate(D-aspartate) O-methyltransferase: MSFDADTKMQFLYALRSKGVTDTRVLTAMEQVDRAAFVRGIFADRAYEDMPLPIACGQTISQPSVVGLMTQALQVNPRDKVLEIGTGSGYQAAILSKLARRVYTIDRYRSLVDQARAIFADQQIANITTFTADGSHGLPDQAPFDRILLTAAAEDPPGPLLAQLRIGGIMVLPVGQSDAVQSLIRVTRLDSGYDYDELRAVRFVPLLEGLGQE; this comes from the coding sequence GTGAGCTTTGACGCGGATACCAAGATGCAATTCCTCTATGCCCTGCGCAGCAAGGGTGTCACCGATACCCGCGTATTGACCGCGATGGAACAGGTGGACCGCGCGGCCTTTGTGCGGGGTATCTTCGCGGACCGCGCTTACGAGGATATGCCCCTGCCCATCGCCTGCGGGCAGACCATTTCGCAACCCTCTGTCGTGGGGCTGATGACGCAGGCCTTGCAGGTCAATCCGCGCGACAAGGTGCTGGAGATCGGGACAGGATCAGGCTATCAGGCCGCGATCCTCAGCAAGCTGGCACGGCGGGTCTATACGATCGACCGCTACCGCAGTCTGGTCGATCAGGCGCGCGCGATCTTTGCGGATCAGCAGATCGCCAATATCACCACCTTTACCGCCGATGGCAGCCACGGCCTGCCCGATCAGGCGCCCTTTGACCGCATCCTGCTGACCGCCGCCGCCGAAGACCCGCCCGGCCCGCTGCTGGCGCAATTGCGCATCGGCGGGATCATGGTGCTGCCGGTCGGACAATCAGACGCTGTGCAAAGCCTGATCCGTGTCACCCGGCTTGACAGCGGCTATGATTACGACGAATTGCGCGCTGTCCGGTTTGTGCCCTTGCTAGAAGGGCTCGGACAAGAGTAA
- the surE gene encoding 5'/3'-nucleotidase SurE produces MRILITNDDGINAPGLQVLTRIAQDIAGPNGQVWTVAPAFEQSGVGHCISYTHPTMIAELAPRRFAAEGSPADCVIAGLYDVMIDARPDLVLSGVNRGNNAAENTLYSGTIGGAMEAALQGIPAIALSQYFGPANRDLDDPFDAAAIHGADVVRRLMARDLWDEADYRLFYNVNFPPVAGADVKGMRAAAQGFRRGTHFSAEAQTSPSGRRFLWVRGGAQDVPTAPGSDAAVNLDGYISVTPMRADLTDRAMLAPLQEALA; encoded by the coding sequence ATGCGGATTCTGATCACCAATGACGACGGCATCAACGCCCCTGGCCTGCAGGTGCTGACCCGGATCGCCCAGGATATCGCCGGACCCAATGGGCAGGTCTGGACCGTGGCCCCCGCCTTTGAACAATCCGGCGTCGGCCATTGCATCAGCTATACCCATCCCACGATGATCGCCGAACTGGCCCCCCGCCGCTTTGCCGCCGAAGGATCACCCGCCGATTGCGTGATTGCGGGGCTTTATGATGTGATGATCGACGCACGCCCCGATCTGGTGCTGTCGGGCGTGAACCGGGGCAATAATGCCGCCGAAAACACGCTTTATTCCGGCACGATCGGCGGCGCGATGGAGGCCGCATTGCAAGGCATCCCCGCCATCGCCTTGTCGCAATATTTCGGCCCCGCGAACCGCGATCTGGATGATCCTTTCGATGCCGCAGCCATACATGGCGCGGATGTGGTGCGCCGGTTGATGGCGCGCGACCTGTGGGACGAGGCCGATTACCGGCTGTTTTACAACGTGAATTTCCCGCCTGTCGCCGGTGCGGATGTCAAAGGCATGCGCGCCGCCGCCCAAGGGTTCCGGCGCGGCACGCATTTTTCCGCCGAGGCGCAGACCTCGCCCAGCGGGCGGCGGTTTTTATGGGTGCGCGGCGGCGCGCAGGATGTCCCCACCGCCCCCGGCAGCGATGCGGCGGTCAATCTGGACGGTTATATTTCCGTCACGCCGATGCGCGCGGATCTGACCGACCGCGCGATGCTGGCCCCCCTGCAAGAGGCGCTGGCGTGA
- a CDS encoding SDR family NAD(P)-dependent oxidoreductase, with protein sequence MTQIALITGASRGLGAALARQLAPTHHIIAVAKTVGALEELDDAIQAAGGAATLAPMDITVDAAMQQLCRGIFDRWGKLDLWLHTAVHAAPLAPAGHIGPKDLSKSMTINVEATARLIAYVSPLLGLTGKAVFFDDPRGGQQFFGAYGATKAAQTALARSWQAESAKTGPLVQILTPAPMPTATRARFYPGEDRSALTEPSAEAARLLPEILAR encoded by the coding sequence ATGACACAGATTGCATTGATCACCGGCGCATCGCGCGGCCTGGGTGCGGCGCTGGCCCGCCAGCTGGCACCGACCCATCACATCATCGCCGTGGCCAAGACCGTGGGCGCGCTGGAAGAACTCGACGATGCCATTCAGGCGGCAGGCGGGGCGGCGACCCTTGCGCCGATGGATATCACTGTCGATGCTGCCATGCAGCAGCTGTGCCGGGGCATCTTTGATCGCTGGGGCAAGCTGGATCTTTGGCTGCATACGGCCGTCCATGCCGCCCCGCTGGCGCCAGCGGGCCATATCGGCCCCAAGGATCTGAGCAAATCCATGACGATCAATGTCGAGGCGACAGCCCGCCTGATCGCCTATGTCAGCCCTTTGCTGGGGCTGACCGGCAAGGCGGTGTTCTTTGACGACCCGCGCGGCGGGCAGCAGTTTTTCGGCGCTTACGGCGCGACCAAGGCCGCACAGACCGCGCTTGCCCGCAGCTGGCAGGCGGAATCGGCCAAGACCGGCCCGCTGGTGCAGATCCTGACACCCGCCCCCATGCCCACCGCCACCCGTGCGCGGTTCTATCCCGGCGAGGATCGCAGCGCCCTGACAGAGCCAAGCGCAGAGGCCGCACGGCTCTTGCCCGAAATCTTGGCGCGCTGA
- the purF gene encoding amidophosphoribosyltransferase codes for MSCKDLPAHPFDDDKLREECGVFGVVGVTDASNFVALGLHALQHRGQEAGGIVTHDPATGFNQARRMGLVRDNFTNQKVMETLPGTIGIGHVRYSTAGSKGQTAIRDVQPFFGEFSMGGAAIAHNGNITNALALRRELIERGSIFQSSSDSECIIHLMARSMGRTIPDRMEEALRKVEGAFSIVAMTRTKLIGCRDPLGVRPLVLGQLGDGWVLSSETCALDIIGAEFIRDIAPGEMVVISDKGVQSHFPFRPAKSRFCIFEHVYFSRPDSILGDRSVYETRENIGRELAKEAPVEADLVCPVPDSGTPAAIGYSLQSGIPYAMGIIRNQYMGRTFIEPSEQIRNMGVRLKLNVNRALVRGKRIILVDDSVVRGTTSQKIKDMILDAGAAEVHFRIASPPTAWPCFYGVDTPQRDKLLAATMSEEEMRVHIGVDSLKFISLDGLYRAVGQKNGRDPAAPAYCDACFSGEYPVAPSDMIDQGFQTKTAAE; via the coding sequence TTGTCTTGCAAGGACCTTCCCGCCCATCCCTTTGATGACGACAAGCTGCGCGAAGAATGCGGCGTGTTCGGTGTCGTGGGTGTGACCGACGCATCGAATTTTGTGGCCCTGGGCCTGCATGCCTTGCAGCATCGCGGCCAAGAGGCGGGCGGCATCGTCACCCATGACCCCGCCACAGGGTTCAACCAGGCCCGCCGCATGGGGCTGGTGCGTGACAATTTCACCAATCAAAAGGTCATGGAAACCCTGCCCGGCACGATCGGGATCGGCCATGTGCGCTATTCCACCGCAGGATCGAAAGGCCAGACCGCGATCCGCGACGTGCAGCCGTTCTTTGGCGAATTTTCCATGGGTGGCGCCGCGATCGCGCATAATGGCAATATCACCAATGCGCTGGCGCTGCGCCGCGAATTGATCGAACGCGGGTCCATTTTCCAAAGCTCGTCCGACAGTGAATGCATCATCCATTTGATGGCGCGTTCGATGGGCCGCACCATCCCCGACCGGATGGAAGAGGCGTTGCGCAAAGTCGAAGGCGCGTTTTCCATCGTCGCCATGACCCGCACCAAGCTGATCGGTTGCCGTGATCCTTTGGGCGTGCGCCCGCTGGTGCTGGGGCAATTGGGCGATGGCTGGGTGCTGTCCTCGGAAACCTGCGCGCTTGATATCATCGGTGCGGAGTTCATCCGCGATATCGCACCGGGCGAAATGGTGGTGATCAGCGACAAGGGCGTGCAAAGCCATTTCCCCTTCCGCCCCGCCAAATCGCGGTTCTGCATCTTTGAACATGTCTATTTCAGCAGGCCCGATTCGATCCTTGGGGATCGGTCTGTCTATGAAACCCGCGAAAATATCGGCCGCGAATTGGCCAAAGAAGCCCCTGTCGAGGCTGATCTGGTCTGTCCCGTCCCCGACAGCGGCACGCCTGCGGCCATCGGATACAGCCTGCAATCGGGGATTCCTTACGCGATGGGGATTATTCGCAACCAATATATGGGGCGGACCTTCATCGAACCCTCTGAACAGATCCGCAATATGGGCGTGCGGCTGAAATTGAACGTCAACCGCGCGCTGGTGCGCGGCAAGCGGATCATTCTGGTGGATGACAGCGTCGTGCGCGGCACCACCAGCCAGAAAATCAAGGATATGATCCTTGATGCAGGCGCGGCCGAGGTGCATTTCCGCATTGCCAGCCCGCCCACCGCTTGGCCCTGTTTTTACGGGGTGGACACGCCACAGCGCGACAAATTGCTGGCCGCCACAATGAGCGAAGAGGAAATGCGCGTCCATATCGGGGTGGATAGTCTGAAATTCATCTCGCTGGACGGGTTGTACCGCGCCGTGGGCCAAAAGAACGGGCGCGACCCCGCCGCACCCGCCTATTGCGATGCGTGTTTTTCGGGCGAATACCCTGTCGCCCCCTCTGATATGATCGATCAGGGGTTCCAGACCAAGACGGCGGCGGAATAA
- a CDS encoding CvpA family protein: MDGFTLVDAGVAIIILLSGVLAYSRGLVRETMAILGWIGAAIIAFAFAPQVEPLVRQIPIVGDFIGDSCELAIIAAFAAVFALALVVVSIFTPLFSSLVKRSAIGGIDQGLGFFFGALRGILLVAVAFFVYDTIFATQAIAMIDDSRSADIFAQLTARIEAQNPEQALGWITQQYQDLVGNCGAPVTEITPITAPAPITE, translated from the coding sequence ATGGACGGTTTCACACTCGTCGACGCAGGCGTGGCAATCATCATATTGCTTTCGGGGGTGCTGGCCTACAGCCGTGGTCTTGTGCGCGAAACCATGGCGATCCTGGGCTGGATCGGCGCGGCCATCATCGCCTTTGCCTTTGCGCCACAGGTCGAACCGCTGGTCCGGCAAATCCCGATTGTCGGCGATTTCATCGGCGATAGCTGCGAGCTGGCGATCATCGCGGCCTTTGCGGCGGTCTTTGCGCTGGCGCTGGTGGTCGTGTCGATCTTTACGCCGCTGTTTTCCAGCCTGGTGAAGCGGTCTGCGATTGGCGGCATTGATCAGGGGCTGGGGTTTTTCTTTGGCGCGCTGCGCGGCATCTTGTTGGTGGCGGTCGCGTTCTTTGTCTATGATACGATCTTTGCGACCCAGGCGATTGCGATGATCGACGACAGCCGCTCGGCCGATATCTTTGCCCAGCTGACCGCCCGGATCGAGGCGCAGAACCCCGAACAGGCGCTTGGCTGGATCACCCAGCAATATCAGGATCTGGTCGGCAATTGCGGCGCCCCCGTGACCGAGATCACCCCGATCACCGCCCCCGCGCCCATCACCGAATAA
- the radA gene encoding DNA repair protein RadA: MAKDLSFSCSACGAAYSKWSGQCDACQSWNTITENKALASGPKGKSLGAMRGKPIALIDLDTHEPEPPRTQAGVAELDRVLGGGLVKASALLVGGDPGIGKSTLLLQAAARFARNGLKVIYISGEESTAQVQMRARRLGLEKSPVRLASETNLRDILTTLEAEKPDLAIIDSIQTMWADHVESAPGSVSQVRSSAHELTTFAKRNGMSVVMVGHVTKDGSIAGPRVVEHMVDTVLYFEGERGHQFRILRAVKNRFGPADEIGVFEMTGKGLAEVKNPSALFLSERGAPAPGSVVFAGIEGSRPMLCEIQALVAPSPHSQPRRSVVGWDGGRLAMILAVLESRCGVPFTGLDVYLNVAGGLRISEPAADLAVAAALVSAREDAAVPSDAVIFGEISLSGALRPVVQTENRLKEAEKLGFTSAISPRQAKQVAVQGINLRQAHDLAAFVEDVFGAR; encoded by the coding sequence ATGGCCAAAGACCTTTCCTTTAGCTGTTCTGCATGTGGGGCCGCCTATTCCAAATGGTCGGGCCAATGCGATGCCTGTCAATCCTGGAATACGATCACCGAAAACAAGGCTTTGGCCAGCGGCCCCAAGGGCAAATCCTTGGGTGCGATGCGCGGCAAGCCCATCGCGCTGATTGATCTGGACACGCATGAACCCGAACCGCCGCGCACCCAGGCCGGCGTGGCCGAACTTGACCGCGTGCTGGGCGGCGGGCTGGTCAAAGCCTCGGCCCTGCTGGTAGGCGGTGACCCGGGCATCGGCAAATCCACGCTTTTGTTGCAGGCCGCGGCACGGTTCGCGCGCAACGGGCTGAAGGTCATCTATATTTCGGGCGAGGAATCGACCGCACAGGTGCAGATGCGCGCCCGCCGTCTGGGGCTGGAAAAAAGCCCTGTCCGGCTGGCGTCCGAGACCAACCTGCGCGACATCCTGACCACGCTGGAGGCCGAAAAACCCGATCTGGCGATCATCGATTCGATCCAGACAATGTGGGCGGATCATGTCGAAAGCGCGCCGGGCAGCGTCAGCCAGGTCCGATCATCAGCGCATGAATTGACCACATTCGCCAAGCGCAACGGCATGTCCGTCGTCATGGTCGGCCATGTCACCAAGGACGGCAGCATCGCCGGCCCGCGCGTCGTGGAACATATGGTCGATACCGTCTTGTATTTCGAGGGCGAGCGCGGCCATCAATTCCGCATCCTGCGCGCCGTGAAAAACCGCTTTGGCCCGGCGGATGAAATCGGCGTGTTCGAGATGACAGGCAAGGGGCTGGCCGAGGTCAAGAATCCCTCGGCGCTGTTCTTGTCCGAACGCGGCGCGCCTGCCCCCGGGTCGGTCGTGTTCGCGGGGATCGAAGGCAGCCGCCCGATGCTCTGCGAGATCCAGGCGCTTGTTGCACCCTCGCCACACAGCCAGCCGCGCCGGTCGGTCGTCGGCTGGGATGGCGGGCGGCTGGCGATGATCCTTGCGGTGCTGGAATCGCGCTGCGGTGTGCCCTTCACCGGCTTGGACGTTTACCTGAATGTTGCCGGGGGGTTGCGGATTTCCGAACCGGCGGCGGACCTCGCCGTGGCGGCAGCGCTTGTCTCTGCGCGCGAGGATGCGGCAGTGCCATCTGACGCCGTCATCTTTGGGGAAATCAGCCTATCGGGCGCATTGCGCCCGGTGGTGCAGACCGAAAATAGATTGAAAGAGGCCGAGAAACTTGGTTTTACCTCTGCGATCAGCCCCCGACAGGCCAAACAGGTCGCGGTGCAGGGGATAAATCTGCGCCAAGCCCATGATTTGGCCGCATTTGTAGAAGACGTATTTGGCGCGCGGTAA
- a CDS encoding paraquat-inducible protein A yields MRQALVITNLSLLILFPVAWFAPLLRAGLLPMFGMFEISVVTGLQSLWGSDIALALMVTLLAVFLPYLKTIGLALVHFGLLADRALPVLTWLGKLAMADVFLIALYIVAFKSMGLGRVETAWGLYLFTACVLASILISGLTARDGLHGRPDKAKS; encoded by the coding sequence ATGCGCCAAGCGCTGGTCATCACCAACCTGTCGCTGCTGATCCTGTTTCCTGTCGCCTGGTTTGCGCCGCTGTTGCGGGCAGGGCTGTTGCCGATGTTCGGCATGTTTGAAATCTCGGTCGTCACCGGGCTGCAATCTTTGTGGGGCAGTGACATTGCATTGGCCTTGATGGTCACGCTGCTGGCGGTCTTTCTGCCCTATCTGAAAACCATCGGGCTGGCGCTGGTACATTTCGGCCTGCTGGCCGACCGGGCGCTGCCGGTGCTGACATGGCTGGGCAAGCTGGCCATGGCCGATGTGTTTCTGATCGCGCTTTATATCGTGGCGTTCAAAAGCATGGGGCTGGGGCGGGTCGAAACCGCTTGGGGCCTTTATCTGTTCACCGCCTGCGTTCTGGCCTCGATCCTGATCTCGGGGCTGACGGCGCGCGATGGGTTGCATGGCAGGCCCGATAAGGCCAAAAGCTGA
- the alr gene encoding alanine racemase: MSTGRLTIDLDAVVANWRALDAMTTCKTAAVIKANGYGLGSVTIAKALFKAGVRQFFVAVAEEAAPIRAELGPRPEINVFSGHMKGDTTAIRDLNLTPMLNSVDQLTHHFETLPGHPFGIQLDTGMNRLGLEMQEWAAIAGLALDQNPTLVMSHLACADEPDHPMNPHQLENFRMMTDGIGVPRSLAATGGILLGPDYHFDLTRPGIGLYGAEPFAQGSPVIELEFPVVQIRDVAQGEVVGYGNSWQAERASRIATISGGYADGVIRSLSDRAVFYHDKTPCKLVGRVSMDLITVDVTDLPEDPKALSLICAEQSVDDLARRAGTIGYELLTQLGGRYTRRIYGK; this comes from the coding sequence ATGAGCACCGGACGCCTGACCATCGATCTTGACGCTGTCGTCGCCAATTGGCGCGCGCTGGACGCCATGACCACTTGCAAGACCGCCGCCGTGATCAAGGCCAATGGCTATGGTCTGGGCTCGGTCACGATCGCCAAGGCGCTGTTCAAGGCGGGCGTGCGCCAGTTTTTCGTCGCCGTCGCCGAAGAGGCCGCACCGATCCGCGCCGAATTGGGCCCGCGCCCCGAAATCAATGTCTTTTCAGGACATATGAAAGGCGACACCACCGCGATCCGTGATCTGAACCTGACGCCCATGCTGAATTCCGTGGACCAGCTGACGCATCATTTTGAAACCCTGCCCGGCCATCCGTTCGGCATCCAGCTTGACACCGGGATGAACCGCTTGGGTCTTGAAATGCAGGAATGGGCGGCGATTGCCGGGCTGGCGCTGGACCAGAACCCGACCTTGGTCATGAGCCATCTGGCCTGTGCGGATGAACCTGATCATCCGATGAACCCGCATCAATTGGAAAATTTCCGCATGATGACGGACGGGATCGGCGTGCCACGGTCACTGGCGGCGACGGGCGGTATCTTGCTGGGGCCAGACTATCATTTTGACCTGACCCGTCCGGGTATCGGGCTTTATGGGGCCGAACCTTTTGCGCAGGGCAGCCCTGTCATTGAACTGGAATTCCCGGTCGTACAGATCCGCGATGTCGCGCAGGGCGAGGTCGTGGGCTATGGCAATAGCTGGCAGGCGGAACGCGCCTCGCGGATTGCGACGATTTCGGGGGGGTATGCCGATGGCGTGATCCGGTCGCTGTCTGACCGGGCGGTGTTTTATCATGACAAGACACCGTGCAAATTGGTGGGCCGGGTGTCGATGGATCTGATCACCGTCGATGTGACCGACCTGCCCGAGGATCCCAAGGCGCTGTCGCTGATCTGCGCGGAACAAAGCGTCGATGATCTGGCGCGCCGCGCGGGCACCATTGGCTATGAATTGCTGACGCAGCTGGGCGGGCGCTATACCCGCCGGATTTATGGCAAGTGA
- a CDS encoding replicative DNA helicase: MNEIATFNASGPTETSVDLMPHSIEAEQQLLGAILTNNDIFDRVAAIIGPKHFYDPVHARIFETAASRISKNALASPVTLKTFLEDDEGLKELGGPAYLARLAGAAISAFAARDYAQMIYDLAVRRELIQVGRSIADKAAKIDVDSEPKDQIVEAEQALYALAEQGTTDQGFQSFLRAVTDAVNVANAAYQREGGLAGVSTGLIDLDKKLGGLHKSDLLILAGRPSMGKTSLATNIAFNVAKAYKKGILPDGTEGAVDGGVVGFYSLEMSAEQLAARILSEAAEVPSEQIRRGDMTEAEFRRFVDAAKSLEACPLFIDDTPALPIAQLAARARRLKRTHGLDVLMVDYLQLVRGTGRSENRVNEISEITMGLKAIAKELNIPVVALSQLSRQVESREDKRPQLSDLRESGSIEQDADVVMFVFREEYYKEREKPGDHEMEKMAAWQEEMERLHGKAEVVIGKQRHGPIGTVDLSFEGRFTRFGNLVKPWQQGGEQQF, encoded by the coding sequence ATGAACGAAATAGCGACCTTCAATGCGTCCGGCCCCACCGAGACCAGTGTCGATCTGATGCCGCATTCCATCGAGGCTGAACAACAGCTTCTGGGGGCGATCCTGACCAATAACGATATTTTCGACCGGGTCGCCGCGATCATCGGGCCGAAACATTTCTATGATCCCGTCCATGCCCGGATTTTCGAAACCGCCGCCAGCCGGATTTCCAAGAATGCTTTGGCCAGCCCGGTCACGCTCAAGACCTTTCTGGAGGATGACGAGGGGCTGAAGGAATTGGGCGGGCCGGCCTATCTGGCGCGGCTGGCGGGGGCTGCGATTTCGGCCTTTGCCGCGCGGGATTATGCGCAGATGATCTATGATCTGGCGGTGCGCCGCGAATTGATCCAGGTCGGGCGCAGCATTGCCGACAAGGCCGCCAAGATCGATGTCGATAGCGAACCCAAGGACCAGATCGTCGAGGCGGAACAGGCGCTTTATGCGCTGGCCGAACAGGGCACGACCGATCAGGGGTTCCAATCCTTTCTGCGCGCCGTCACCGATGCCGTGAACGTCGCCAATGCCGCCTATCAGCGCGAGGGGGGCCTTGCGGGTGTCTCCACCGGGCTGATCGATCTGGACAAGAAACTGGGGGGTTTGCACAAATCCGACCTTCTGATCCTGGCGGGCCGTCCGTCGATGGGCAAGACCTCGCTTGCGACCAATATCGCGTTCAACGTGGCCAAGGCCTATAAGAAAGGCATTCTGCCCGATGGCACCGAAGGCGCGGTCGATGGCGGCGTCGTGGGCTTTTATTCGCTGGAAATGAGCGCCGAACAGCTGGCCGCGCGGATCCTGTCGGAAGCGGCCGAAGTCCCTTCTGAACAGATCCGCCGTGGCGACATGACCGAAGCCGAATTCCGCCGTTTCGTCGATGCCGCCAAATCGCTGGAAGCCTGCCCTTTGTTCATCGACGACACCCCTGCCCTGCCGATTGCGCAGCTGGCCGCGCGTGCTCGCCGGCTGAAACGCACCCATGGGCTGGATGTGCTGATGGTGGATTATCTGCAGCTGGTGCGCGGCACCGGCCGGTCGGAAAACCGCGTCAACGAGATTTCCGAGATCACCATGGGCCTGAAGGCCATCGCCAAGGAATTGAACATCCCCGTGGTCGCCCTGTCGCAGCTGTCGCGTCAGGTCGAAAGCCGCGAGGACAAGCGCCCGCAGCTGTCGGACCTGCGCGAATCCGGCTCGATCGAGCAGGACGCCGATGTGGTGATGTTCGTGTTCCGCGAAGAATATTACAAGGAACGCGAAAAGCCGGGCGATCACGAGATGGAAAAGATGGCCGCCTGGCAGGAAGAAATGGAACGCCTGCATGGCAAGGCCGAGGTCGTGATCGGCAAGCAGCGGCACGGGCCCATCGGGACGGTGGATCTAAGCTTTGAAGGCCGTTTCACCCGCTTTGGCAATCTGGTCAAACCCTGGCAGCAAGGCGGCGAGCAGCAGTTCTAG